TGATGCGGTGACAGTCGGGGGGATTAAAGGTAATAAGTTGTTGTGTTTTAGCTGTAAGGAGGGGTGTAGATGAAGAACCCCCCCCATCTATCAGGTTCCCGGTTCCTCTGGTCGCGCGAACAGGTAGGTAGTGCGCGCGCCCACCGCCGCATCTCATGCTCCAATTAGAGGCGCTGCCCTCCGAACGGACTCGATTAGACCGTGATTTATCCGAAAGAAATATAATTATGGCTCCAAATAAAATAATCAGCATTGAAGAGCGATTTCCTTAACGAGATGGAGCGGTTGGGTGTCACGGAGTGGCGGCGCCTCATTAGCGTTATAATGAGGCTTCGGGGTGAACCCGATAATTATCGAAATCTGTAGAATGAAGACCGAGCCGAATGGAAACCGAATTCATCTGCTGCTTCGGCTTTCAAAAAAACTCCTCAGTTTTGAATCACGCGCCTCAACTCCAACAGGCTGACCTATATAGAGGCCCGGATAAAGTCAAAAGATATTGAGGAACAAATGGGATTCGAGCATAATTTGACatagttaataataataaataaatgaaaatattcaATTATTTACCAGAGTAAGCAAATAAACCAAATTGAAAGAGGACAATAAAAATCTTAAGTTACTTGGAACCCAATTGATTGCATTATAGGCCCagatatattaaattaaattatcaaatttTAAAATCAGGGCAAATGTAGGTTACTTAAACATTTTATATGACTTGTCAGAATATATTTAGCTATTATTTAACATGATATGGGTCGGTATAAGATTCTGACGGTATGATAACCactagcaaaaataccacgatTTCACGGTGTTGCGGTACTGCCATTGCAACgctaaaatatgttattttcaaatgccaggtaaaacaaaacctttaaattataatatgctttaaaaaaacatatattttcgCAATGtacattaaatgtaaacatcaaatcaatcacatgacttaatgacttttgtataaacacagctcataccttggagacgtatcacagaacattttagtggttttgaaaccttgactgtttaaaacctcggtataccttgaaTCTGGTAACCGGCCCATGACTACTTGCATCTGTGGTTAAAGGGCATATGCACACCTGACCAGGTTAAAGCAATCAGTAAAGCTGTCACTAAAGATCAAAATAGTTTGTCAAACCCCAAACTTTTAAATGCAATGACatcaaagtttactttttggGCCTATTGTAAATATTTCCCTTGGTGGCTGTTTGGCCTTATAAAGAGTTTCATAAATATGTGatactaaaatgcatttttataaagCAATCATCAAACGAGAGAAttcttgtaaaataatgttgCATTGTACACTGCCTGTGTGATTAAAACGCAATGCACTCAAATAAGCAGAAACCACAGCAGGATCCAACATGAGAGCACACAAGCAGACCAGCTTTGTGCTTGCATGAGTGAATCTGGCCAGTGGAGGTCACTGTCTTTTAAGAAGAGTTGGAAATATTCTCATATATCATATATTAGCTCTGCCTCCTTTTCACTCCATCTCCTTCTGTATGCGGAAAAGCAAAACTTGCtaatataaatgaaaaatgtccagatttatattctgtattaatTACAGCAGTGTTATGGAAAGGCCCGAAATATACATCTTGAGCGAGGGCCTGCATTTTAGATAGTAATTTCTCCATGTTCTTATAAGGTTTCTTAACCATTATGCACGCCCACATCTGATCTGTCACGATTTGATGTGTTCCCAGCATGAGATCCTTtaatataataatgatttatactGTAATAGCCCGGAAATAAAGTGAcatcaatatttaataatataaaagaGTTCAATATTCAGTATTAACAATGTATAAAGTCAATAATGAAATAGTAGGgttttttatagtaaaaaaaaactttatttcacaATTGTGTAAATTACATTACAGAAGGCCAAGAAGTGTTATTAACTTGTGAATTAAAACGATCGCTTCACTTCTGAAACACTAAACAAATGGAATGGACACTTGGATGTCAGTTGGTTTTTATGTTTGCATCACCCCTCTAGCTTGACTGAATCTAAAACAGTTCTGGCCTCCTTGTATTCTTCTGTTTCAGCCAATTCCTCCTCTGTTtcctaaaaaaaagaaaagtttaaaaagtcacTTACTGGACACAATCTGGAAATCTATTTTTATAAGACAATGAAACTCTCTATGCATTAATTACTTTCCGTACCTGTATgttaaattatataataattcataaaataataatgcaTGCAAGTAAATAATCCTACATATATGTAAGAACAATACTAATGATCAAACTTATAATATGCAATATGCATGTAAATATTTAGTAAATAATTATACACATGAGAAATGGCTGTTTTTTTATCCATAATTGGTAAATATaagacagaacacatgctgggttaaaaattatccAATGTTGGGTATTTactatgcaaccatggggtaacAACaaagcagttgggttaaaacagcccaccattgggtcaattttaacccattggtgtgttttgtccaatatggctgggtaaaaaataacccagccatttttaaagtgcaataaaATTGAGCACAGATCAAATATTTACCATGGTGTTTTCAGTTTTATAATAGTATAAATGTACATgtgttttgtcatataaaggttgtctataaaacaataaataaaacccaCTGCAGATCTGCAAGTTACAGTGTGAGGTTGAAAATGGCAAACATTAGTAAAAAaatccttaaagggacagttaacctaaaaaatgaaaattccatCATCATTCACTCAAGCTgaagttgttcaaaacctgttaaaatgtctttgttctgctgatgatctggggcaccattgactttcatggtatttttgtcttactatcagggttcccacaccttagttaacttcatattcaaggacctttcaaggactttccaggtccaatatccTCAAATTCAGGGACTAAAGCcaaaagtatactagggacatctgcgtatgcgcgccgtccgcatgatgtcatttttgtcagtgcgcgtacaacagcgcatgcgcatgaaaatatttagacaggacactccactgaaaacaattatacaaaggaaatagacagcatttgcacacacactatcgtttttcttctttaaaggtgcagtgtgtaaattttagcggcatctagtggtgaggttgcaaattgcagtcaacggcttagtccacagctcacccctcgcttttgaagcacatagagaagctacggtagccgccactggacaaacatgtcatcgccagtgacaacttagtaaaaaaaaattcctttaagggcttctgtagaaaaatggcagcacaaaatggcgacttccatgtaaggggaccctaggtgtatgtagataaaaaggtctcgttctaaggtaataaacaaataacggttcattatgaaaggtatttatacacccctgataatatagttttgtatatcattttgcatttctgtcaaaagatccttataaaaattacacgccgcacctttaacttttacttcttccaagaacagaaagctgtggagcatgtttgttaccataatgtttgattcctgttctttgttgtcttgttgtttgttctaaactgtgtttgcaatggtggatcggttacttttcttcacctatcctaatgttttaatgtactgtaaatgtcgccaaatcagtgtTGGCCTGAcggcctgttagactaataatttcaataagaaatcatttgtattgggtatagtgtcgaacgcggccatccgcgtgtagccgcggggagtatacttggaaagctgCGCGGATGCGTGCGCGCACGAGCCGGACGcggaaaaaaggtataccccggCCTTGATTgtagggacacatttcaagtgagagcaaagttacatcgtgttaccttttaagataccttgttacagttcccttttgagggaacttgcgctgcgtcactgcggtgacactttggggacgcttccaggggtaagtgcgtctgaatgcgtatatcaaattcaaccaatggtgaggcttaacgacaaagacagggtgatgcgggagccaggaagtatatcgctatctgaaatattgccaaagatggtgttacagggacacaggaagtatggcaagtgAGATGCAGcacctcgttcccttctcagggaacaacagttacatacgtaacccgagacgttttcatgtttcaaacacaactatgcaaaaaagcattttggtatgaatcaaaattcgcatacagaagatataagcatttaaagccaacagtttagcacgtgtgcttaaaaggctagaaattttataatattatcctacactacacgaggaataatatggatttttttccagaaaacttcttgcataaaatatacAATGAAACTAACTACCTCCATTAGTGAACCTATCAAATAttgcacagacaaacacacacacacacacacacacacacaggtaacAGTGTGAAAACGTAATGGAGGTCGGAGTGGAGTAGGTCGTATCAATGCTAATCGATCGACGACGGTTTCTATGGAGGCCATTGCCGTGACAACGTTACTAATGAACTGAAATGAGTGCAACACAGGACCGTGTATGTTTAAGAGCTCACTCCATTGGTGTAAAAACTATCAAGGGGAGCAATGTGCACCTGGATAATGCACAGGCCTCCTTTTCGTTTCATTTAAAGGATGTTTAGTGTTAAATAACATGACCTCTGTAATCCACTTAATACTTCCTCTAAACGTCAGATAACATGAAGCGGGGAGGACGCGAATGGGTCACTTTTACATATCTCACATTCTCTAACATATCAAATATTGTCTTCTGTATTTTTGATATTGAGTGGATGACCCAATCCATAGTTTCTGTGCCTTTAAGCCTCTTTTTATTGAAAGGATATAATCTGCACTGATCgttggctgtttttaaacaaccaaccCATGTCTAAAAGTAGGAAAATGCTGACTTAATAAATTTTGTCTCTAAAAAGTTGTTGAAACTATATCTATATAACTTCTTATAATATTGCCATACCAATTAATCTTTTCACTCTTTCTCCCAatgcaagtcgctttggataaaagcacctGCTAAATGCCAATGAACAGCTTATTTTCATCTGTTTCTGCATTTTATACTGGGATGAAAATATTTTAGCATTTCAAAAAATTACCAAAGGAGGggtaaattacaaaaatgtaccaaAACCAAGTTAAAATTCAATATGGAAGGCACCTTACTTGATGGTGCATCTTACGCTTTTATGTTTGTGGTAGATTAAGAAGTGTCATCATTTTGCACTAGAAGCTGTAATGGTTAAGAGGTCAACTAAACTAATGTGTGCATGTGATATTCTCACCAATAGCTGCTGCAGGTCAGCATGGGCCGTAGCAAGACGACGGTGACAGTCAGGAACCATCATTCTTGCTTCTTGCAACACCTCCACCTGTTCAACACACATATAATATATGCATATATTTTATCAatgaggatttcttaaaaatcTCGCGAACCCAATCTCATGTCTTGTCTCGTCACATTCCTAGTATTTACTTTTATAACAAAGCTTTACATATATAAATCCACTCCAGAAATGAGAAGAGAAGGGAAATGCGTGAtgtaaaaagagagagagaggaaaaaagagaaagagagagagagcatgggCCACTACTCCTTGAGTAGCTCTAAATTAGCAGCATGTGTTGTTAATTACAAAACTCCTTCAAAGTTACATAACGTCATTAATTTTGCATCAGCACATTAAAACTCATTAAAAGTCTCAGCCTGATTTCACCCACAGCACTGCCACACTGAATCAGCCGGGTCTCCTTCACTATTAACAAAGCTATTCCTATTAAAAGACAGGACGAGCAACTTGTACCAGCAGTCCAGAATATAAACTGATAAATAATCTGATGACTTTATTATAGAAAGTCCTACATGCACGGctagaaatcaacattttgaaagCAACAAACGCATGGAAATTTGGACAGGCAAAGGAGCTGGCCACCAACGTACACCCTTTAAATCATTTTTAGAAAATAAGCTTTCCCTTGATACTGTAAAATCAAATAAtctaccacaaaaaaaaaaaggtcaacaatagttacatttatttaatttatttccaATATGGAAATATGCAAAAGCTAGATAATCCTAATATACAAAGTATTATCAATTCACCAACCATTGGCTTTTGTGTAAAAACAACATTTCAGACCCTAATTAAACTAAATCCGTATCCGATGTGTGATCTATAGGTGATTTTAGGGAACATCTAATACTTTCTGAACACTCAATATGGTACTTAAGGTGAGTCCCATCAGGGttctttgttgttttaaatgcaaGGCTTGTATATTTTTCTCACCTGTTTCTTGATTACATACTCGTCTCCTGCCTCTGCCTTCAGCCGCTCAATCTTCTCCTCCTGCTGCTTTGCCTCCTTTATGTAAAGCACCTCCTCCTTGGCCAAACTGAAAGAGAGGAGAAGAAGAATGAGTATCCAGAAATTCAATACTTATTTGTCTGATCAATGTTGTCAGGAATTTATTGTCAGGCAGTCCAACAACCAGCCTACAgatctttacaaaaaaaattaatataccTCCACCGTATGTCCCAAATCATCCCACAGCTTTGCAacagtatacatttttatgaacggggtgtaaaaatgtttgtaattgtaaagggaaaaaaacatgtaaaaatttcactgtaaattttttttaattggttAACTACTTACTTTTAAAAACTAGtacatttaacaaaacattaaattttacagttaaaataaaattgacaaTTTAAGGTGCAAATTACCATATTTTATGGTGAAAAATCTCTGTAATATTTAACAGGATTATTcatgtatttttacagtaaaatatcgttaaaattatgttttgtgagttaaaaatacaaaaatgtatagtaAAAAAACATGGATTTTGTGCGAATTGCCTGCATAAcaatatatttcatttaaataattgtcTCCTCTTATATTTCTTTCCATTAGCACATTAGGGTGTTTTGTgttacattttgtgttattaagACCATTATTTTCGTGTCAAGTGCATCATCATGACGTCTTGTCATCTATGGAAAGGCCACTTGTGATAAACTTTGATTCGGGAATTCCTTTGCTAGAGCAGCCATATTGCCTGTAGCGATCTCCCCATTCAAAGCAATGACGTATGTTAGTAAGTACTAGTAGTGACGTATTTTGGATAGGAAATCTTTGGTACAGTTAAGAATTGTCaagtatatactgtaaaaaaattctgtagaaattgcagctgggttgccggtaatttactgtagatttaaatttaggttttttactggcaacattttgttcaaagttaaatgaacattaaacatttacaagtctttgtctttacagagtaaaactaaaaaaaacagcatcaagcaaaacattctgggaaacaaaatctgaagcaaaaaaacagaaaaaggttgaggatgatttctggttcccagaatgctttgcatgaggctgttattgtatagttttattctgtaaagataaagacctgttaatattttaaattgattCAACCCTGAACAAACTCCcgccagtaaataacacaaatgtcaATCCACGgcaaattaccggcaacccagctgcaataacattgtaatttctactaaTTTTCCCACAGTGATACAAATCTTGCGGTAAAACTACAGTTAATAACTGTGAAATATACAGAACTTTGCTGAAATCGAAGAAAAAAATTCCACTGTAATTTTCACAGATTTTAACTGCAACGTTCTTTACATACttcatgtatttttatgttttctggCATCACAGCTCCCAGTTTGTACTGTAAAGGCAGCTGATAAATGGTTTTTATAACGGATGTACAATTTCTACAGCTATATTGATGTACAGCTTGATTTTGGTTGTTTGCGCTAATGGTCAATTGGAATGAATGGGCTCCAAATTGCCTGTCTAGAAACACTTTTACAAATTGATTAAAACATAATCATAGTTACATCTCACACTTTTGTTTTTAGAAAATCCTGTTAACATATCAAATATATGTGAATAAATAAGCTTCCATTGATgtgtggtttgttaggataggacaatatttggccgagatacaactacttaaatctggaatctgagggtgcaaaaaata
This sequence is a window from Misgurnus anguillicaudatus chromosome 9, ASM2758022v2, whole genome shotgun sequence. Protein-coding genes within it:
- the tbca gene encoding tubulin-specific chaperone A isoform X1; translation: MKPDLHVLALGCVELKQQEQRLYDKDMEAEGQVHLQEHFNMSHRLAKEEVLYIKEAKQQEEKIERLKAEAGDEYVIKKQVEVLQEARMMVPDCHRRLATAHADLQQLLETEEELAETEEYKEARTVLDSVKLEG
- the tbca gene encoding tubulin-specific chaperone A isoform X2 — protein: MADPRIRQIKIKTGVVKRLAKEEVLYIKEAKQQEEKIERLKAEAGDEYVIKKQVEVLQEARMMVPDCHRRLATAHADLQQLLETEEELAETEEYKEARTVLDSVKLEG